The proteins below come from a single Jaculus jaculus isolate mJacJac1 chromosome X, mJacJac1.mat.Y.cur, whole genome shotgun sequence genomic window:
- the Hcfc1 gene encoding host cell factor 1 isoform X2: MASAVSPANLPAVLLQPRWKRVVGWSGPVPRPRHGHRAVAIKELIVVFGGGNEGIVDELHVYNTATNQWFIPAVRGDIPPGCAAYGFVCDGTRLLVFGGMVEYGKYSNDLYELQASRWEWKRLKAKTPKNGPPPCPRLGHSFSLVGNKCYLFGGLANDSEDPKNNIPRYLNDLYILELRPGSGVVAWDIPITYGVLPPPRESHTAVVYTEKDNKKSKLVIYGGMSGCRLGDLWTLDIETLTWNKPSLSGVAPLPRSLHSATTIGNKMYVFGGWVPLVMDDVKVATHEKEWKCTNTLACLNLDTMAWETILMDTLEDNIPRARAGHCAVAINTRLYIWSGRDGYRKAWNNQVCCKDLWYLETEKPPPPARVQLVRANTNSLEVSWGAVATADSYLLQLQKYDIPATAATATSPTPNPVPSVPANPPKSPAPAAAAPAVQPLTQVGITLLPQAAAAPPSTTTIQVLPTVPGSSISVPAAARTQGVPAVLKVTGPQATTGTPLVTMRPASQAGKAPVTVTSLPASVRMVVPTQSAQGTVIGSNPQMSGMAALAAAAAATQKIPPSSAPTVLSVPAGTTIVKTVAVTPGTTTLPAAVKVASSPVMVSNPATRMLKTAAAQVGTSVSSAANTSTRPIITVHKSGTVTVAQQAQVVTTVVGGVTKTITLVKSPISVPGGSALISNLGKVMSVVQTKPVQTSAVTGQASTGPVTQIIQTKGPLPAGTILKLVTSADGKPTTIITTTQASGAGTKPTILGISSVSPSTTKPGTTTIIKTIPMSAIITQAGATGVTSSAGIKSPITIITTKVMTSGTGAPAKIITAVPKIATGHGQQGVTQVVLKGAPGQPGTILRTVPMSNVRLVNPVTVSAVKPAVTTLVVKGTTGVTTLGTVTGTVSTSLAGAGAHSTSASLATPITTLGTIATLSSQVINPTAITVSAAQTTLTAAGGLTTPTITMQPVSQPTQVTLITAPSGVEAQPVHDLPVSILASPTTEQPTATVTIADSGQGDVQPGTVTLVCSNPPCETHETGTTNTATTTVVANLGGHPQPTQVQFVCDRQEAAASLVTSAVGQQNGSVVRVCSNPPCETHETGTTNTATTATSNLAGQHGCSNPPCETHETGTTSTATTAMSSMGTGQQREARRASSTPTVVRINVAPGALERAQGSVKPQCPTSVTSATMTVLATGTQCSAGPLLRPSVALDAGAHSPAFVQLALPSGRVRLSGPSNKDMPTGRQLETQHTYTTNTPTTARSVMGTGELGVARAVATPTYDSLQTSSPSTTMTVTALEALLCPSATVTQVCSNPPCETHETGTTNTATTSNAGSAQRVCSNPPCETHETGTTHTATTATSNGGAGQPEGGQQPPAGRPCETHQTTSTGTTMSVSVGALLPDATPSHGTLESGLEAAAAPTVASQAGSALLAPFPTQRVCSNPPCETHETGTTHTATTVTSNMSSNQDPPPAASDQGEVESTQGDSANITSSSAITTTVPSTLQRAVTTVTQSTPVPGPSVPNISSLTETTPGALTSEVPIPTTITMTIANTETSDMSFSAVDILQPPEELQVTPGPRQQLPPRQLLQSASTPLMGESTEVLSTSQTPELQAAVDLSSTGDPSSGQEPASSAVVATVVVQPPPPTQSEVDQLSLPQELMAEAQAGTTTLMVTGLTPEELAVTAAAEAAAQAAATEEAQALAIQAVLQAAQQAVMGTGEPMDTSEAAAAVTQAELGHLSAEGQEGQATTIPIVLTQQELAALVQQQQQLQEAQAQAQHQHHLPTEALAPADSLNDPTIESNCLNELAAAVPSTVALLPSTATESLAPSNTFVAPQPVVVASPAKLQAAATLTEVANGIESLGVKPDLPPPPSKAPVKKENQWFDVGVIKGTNVMVTHYFLPQDDAVPSDDDSGTIPDYNQLKKQELQPGTAYKFRVAGINACGRGPFSEISAFKTCLPGFPGAPCAIKISKSPDGAHLTWEPPSVTSGKIIEYSVYLAIQSSQAGGEPKSSTPAQLAFMRVYCGPSPSCLVQSSSLSNAHIDYTTKPAIIFRIAARNEKGYGPATQVRWLQETSKDSSGTKPASKRPMSSPEMKSAPKKSKADGQ; the protein is encoded by the exons ATGGCCTCGGCCGTGTCGCCCGCCAACTTGCCGGCGGTGCTCCTGCAGCCCCGCTGGAAGCGAGTGGTGGGCTGGTCGGGACCTGTGCCCCGACCCCGCCACGGCCACCGCGCCGTGGCCATCAAGGAGCTCATCGTAGTGTTTGGCGGCGGCAACGAAGGGATCGTGGACGAACTGCACGTGTACAACACTG CGACCAACCAgtggttcatcccagcagtgagaGGGGACATCCCTCCAGGGTGTGCAGCCTATGGCTTCGTGTGTGATGGTACTCGCCTGCTGGTGTTTGGTGGGATGGTGGAGTATGGGAAATACAGCAATGACCTCTACGAGCTCCAG GCAAGTCGCTGGGAATGGAAGAGACTCAAAGCAAAGACACCCAAAAATGGGCCCCCTCCTTGTCCTCGGCTTGGGCACAGCTTCTCCCTTGTAGGCAACAAATGTTATCTGTTTGGGGGTCTGGCCAATGATAGTGAGGACCCCAAGAACAACATTCCAAG GTACCTAAATGACTTATATATCCTGGAACTACGGCCAGGCTCTGGAGTGGTCGCCTGGGACATCCCCATCACTTACGGGGTCCTGCCCCCGCCCCGGGAGTCACATACTGCTGTGGTCTATACTGAAAAAGACAACAAGAAATCTAAGCTGGTGATCTATGGAGGGATGAGTGGCTGTAGGCTAGGTGACCTCTGGACCCTGGACATCG AAACTCTGACATGGAATAAGCCCAGCCTCAGTGGGGTGGCGCCCCTTCCTCGTAGTCTGCACTCTGCAACCACCATAGGAAACAA aATGTATGTGTTTGGTGGCTGGGTGCCTCTCGTCATGGATGATGTCAAAGTGGCCACACACGAGAAGGAGTGGAAGTGTACCAACACGCTGGCTTGTCTCAACCTGG ATACCATGGCCTGGGAGACCATCCTGATGGACACCCTGGAGGACAACATTCCCCGTGCTCGAGCGGGCCACTGTGCAGTTGCTATTAACACCCGCCTGTACATTTGGAGTGGGCGTGATGGCTATCGCAAGGCCTGGAACAACCAGGTCTGCTGCAAGGACCTGTGGTACCTAGAGACAG AAAAGCCACCACCTCCAGCCCGGGTTCAGCTGGTACGAGCCAATACCAATTCACTGGAGGTTAGCTGGGGGGCAGTTGCAACAGCCGACAGTTACCTTCTGCAGCTCCAAAAATATGACATTCCTGCCACGGCTGCTACTGCCACCTCCCCCACACCCAATCCAGTCCCATCTGTGCCTGCCAACCCTCCCAAGAGCCCTGCGCCAGCAGCAGCTGCACCTGCTGTGCAGCCACTGACCCAAGTAGGCATCACGCTCCTGCCCCAGGCTGCTGCTGCACCTCCGAGCACCACCACCATCCAGGTCTTGCCGACAGTGCCAGGCAGCTCCATTTCTGTGCCTGCTGCGGCCAGAACTCAAG GTGTCCCTGCTGTTCTTAAAGTGACTGGTCCTCAGGCTACAACAGGAACTCCACTGGTCACCATGCGACCTGCTAGCCAGGCTGGAAAAGCCCCTGTCACTGTGACCTCCCTGCCTGCCAGCGTGCGAATGGTTGTGCCCACACAGAGTGCCCAGGGGACG GTGATTGGCAGCAACCCACAGATGAGTGGGATGGCTGCActagctgctgctgccgctgccaccCAGAAGATCCCtccttcctcagcacccacggtGCTAAGTGTCCCAGCAGGCACTACCATTGTCAAGACTGTGGCTGTGACACCTGGCACAACCACCCTTCCAGCCGCTGTGAAGGTGGCCTCCTCGCCTGTCATG GTGAGCAACCCAGCCACTCGCATGTTGAAGACTGCAGCTGCCCAGGTGGGGACCTCTGTGTCCTCAGCTGCCAACACATCTACCCGTCCTATCATCACGGTACACAAGTCGGGGACTGTGACAGTGGCCCAGCAAGCCCAGGTGGTGACCACAGTGGTAGGTGGAGTTACCAAGACCATCACCCTGGTGAAGAGCCCCATCTCTGTCCCAGGAGGCAGTGCTCTG ATTTCCAATCTGGGAAAAGTGATGTCAGTGGTCCAGACCAAACCAGTTCAGACTTCAGCTGTCACAGGCCAAGCATCTACAGGCCCTGTGACTCAGATCATCCAG ACCAAAGGGCCGCTGCCAGCAGGGACAATCCTGAAGCTGGTAACTTCAGCAGATGGCAAgcccaccaccatcatcaccaccacacaGGCTAGTGGGGCAGGGACCAAGCCCACCATCTTGGGCATCAGCAGCGTCTCCCCcagcaccaccaaacctggcacaACCACGATCATCAAGACCATCCCCATGTCAGCCATTATCACCCAGGCAGGGGCCACAG GTGTGACAAGCAGTGCTGGCATCAAGTCACCCATCACCATTATTACCACCAAAGTGATGACTTCAGGAACTGGAGCACCTGCCAAAATCATTACTGCAGTCCCCAAGATTGCCACTGGCCATGGACAACAAGGAGTGACTCAG GTGGTGCTAAAGGGGGCCCCTGGACAGCCAGGCACCATCCTCCGCACTGTGCCCATGAGCAACGTTCGCCTGGTCAACCCTGTCACCGTCTCCGCTGTCAAGCCAGCCGTCACCACATTGGTTGTGAAGGGCACCACAG GTGTCACGACCCTAGGCACAGTGACGGGCACCGTCTCTACCAGCCTTGCAGGAGCTGGGGCTCATAGTACCAGTGCCTCCCTGGCTACACCCATCACCACCTTGGGCACAATTGCTACTCTGTCAAGCCAGGTGATCAACCCCACCGCCATCACAGTGTCAGCTGCCCAGACCACCCTGACAGCTGCTGGTGGGCTTACCACGCCCACCATCACTATGCAG CCTGTATCTCAGCCTACGCAGGTAACTCTGATCACAGCACCCAGCGGGGTCGAGGCCCAGCCTGTGCATGACCTTCCTGTGTCCATTCTGGCCTCACCTACTACGGAACAGCCCACAGCCACAGTCACCATTGCCGACTCAGGTCAGGGTGATGTGCAGCCTGGTACTGTGACACTGGTGTGCTCCAACCCTCCCTGCGAGACCCACGAGACAGGCACCACCAACACAGCCACTACCACCGTTGTGGCTAACCTTGGGGGACATCCCCAGCCTACCCAGGTGCAGTTTGTCTGTGATAGACAGGAGGCTGCTGCTTCTCTTGTGACCTCAGCTGTGGGGCAGCAGAACGGCAGTGTGGTCCGCGTCTGCTCCAACCCCCCCTGCGAGACCCACGAGACCGGCACCACCAACACTGCCACCACAGCCACCTCCAACCTGGCCGGGCAGCATGGCTGCTCCAACCCTCCCTGCGAGACGCACGAGACAGGCACCACCAGCACTGCCACCACAGCCATGTCCAGCATGGGCACCGGGCAGCAGAGAGAGGCCCGTCGTGCCTCTAGCACCCCCACGGTGGTGCGGATCAATGTTGCTCCTGGGGCATTGGAGAGAGCCCAAGGTTCTGTCAAACCACAGTGCCCGACCAGTGTGACCAGTGCCACCATGACTGTGCTGGCCACTGGGACCCAGTGCTCAGCTGGCCCACTGCTCAGGCCAAGTGTGGCACTGGATGCTGGGGCCCACAGCCCTGCCTTTGTGCAGCTGGCCCTTCCAAGTGGCAGAGTCAGGCTAAGTGGCCCCAGCAACAAGGACATGCCCACAGGGCGCCAGCTGGAGACCCAGCACACTTACACAACCAACACCCCAACTACCGCCCGCTCtgtcatgggcactggggagctgggtgtggctcGGGCGGTTGCCACACCTACATATGATAGCCTCCAGACCAGCTCTCCCAGCACCACCATGACTGTGACAGCCCTAGAGGCGCTGCTGTGCCCCTCTGCTACCGTGACCCAAGTCTGCTCCAACCCACCATGTGAGACCCATGAGACAGGCACCACCAACACCGCCACTACCTCCAACGCAGGCAGCGCCCAGCGGGTGTGCTCAAACCCACCTTGTGAGACTCATGAGACGGGCACCACACATACTGCCACCACTGCCACCTCAAACGGGGGTGCGGGCCAGCCTGAGGGTGGACAACAGCCTCCTGCTGGCCGCCCCTGTGAGACACACCAGACCACTTCCACCGGCACCACCATGTCAGTCAGCGTGGGTGCCCTGCTTCCTGATGCCACTCCTTCCCATGGGACCCTGGAGTCTGGCTTGGAGGCAGCTGCAGCGCCCACTGTCGCCTCCCAGGCTGGTTCCGCATTGTTGGCTCCTTTCCCAACACAGAGGGTGTGCTCCAACCCTCCTTGCGAAACCCACGAGACAGGCACCACGCACACGGCCACCACCGTCACCTCCAACATGAGCTCAAACCAAG ATCCCCCACCAGCTGCCAGTGATCAGGGAGAGGTGGAGAGCACGCAGGGTGACAGCGCAAACATCACCAGCTCCAGTGCCATCACGACAACTGTACCCTCCACGCTGCAGCGAGCCGTGACCACTGTGACACAGTCTACACCAGTCCCAGGCCCCTCTGTGCCG aACATATCATCACTGACTGAGACTACCCCAGGGGCTCTGACTTCCGAAGTCCCCATTCCGACCACGATAACAATGACCATAGCCAACACAGAAACTTCTGACATGTCCTTCTCTGCTGTTGACATCCTGCAGCCCCCAGAGGAACTCCAGGTCACACCGGGACCTCGCCAGCAGCTGCCACCACGGCAACTCCTCCAGTCGGCCTCCACACCCCTGATGGGGGAGTCCACTGAGGTCCTATCAACCTCCCAGACCCCTGAGCTCCAGGCCGCCGTGGATCTGAGCAGTACAGGGGACCCATCTTCAGGCCAGGAGCCTGCCAGCTCTGCTGTTGTGGCCACTGTGGTGGTCCAGCCACCCCCTCCCACCCAGTCCGAAGTAGACCAGTTATCACTTCCCCAGGAGCTTATGGCTGAAGCCCAGGCAGGCACCACAACCCTCATGGTGACAGGGCTCACCCCAGAGGAGCTGGCAGTGACTGCTGCCGCGGAAGCAGCTGCTCAGGCTGCAGCCACAGAGGAGGCCCAAGCCCTGGCCATCCAGGCGGTGCTGCAGGCAGCGCAGCAGGCCGTCATGG GTACTGGGGAGCCCATGGACACATCTGAGGCAGCGGCTGCTGTGACACAGGCAGAACTGGGTCACCTTTCAGCTGAGGGCCAAGAGGGCCAGGCCACCACCATACCCATCGTGCTGACACAGCAGGAACTGGCCGCCTtggtacagcagcagcagcaactgcaggaggcccaggcccaggcccagcaccAGCACCACCTTCCCACTGAGGCCCTGGCTCCGGCTGACAGCCTCAATGACCCCACCATCGAGAGCAACTGTCTGAATGAGCTGGCTGCTGCTGTTCCCAGTACTGTGGCCCTGCTACCCTCCACGGCCACTGAGA gcctggCTCCGTCCAACACGTTTGTAGCCCCTCAGCCAGTTGTGGTAGCCAGCCCAGCAAAGCTGCAGGCTGCAGCTACCCTGACTGAAGTGGCCAATGGGATCGAGTCCCTGGGTGTG AAGCCAGACTTGCCACCCCCACCCAGTAAAGCACCTGTGAAAAAAGAGAACCAATGGTTTGATGTGGGGGTCATTAAGGGCACCAATGTAATGGTGACACACTATTTCCTGCCACAAGATGATGCTGTTCCATCAGAT